The sequence CTCCGCGTATTCGTAGTGTCTTCCCAAGCATTCAACTCAACGGACTGCTCGAAGTACAGAATCGCTACGAGGGAAAAGCGGTACGCGCAATCCCGGTCGCCGATGCCGATCTGAAACGCGGCGTTCTGCCGGATTTTCCGCGCTTGGTACACAGCAATCGGCAGCTGCTGGAGCGCTTGAATTCCGGGAACTATGTGATCGTCGGCCGAGAAATGGCGCGCTACTTTGGCTGGAGCCTGGGCAGCCGCATTCGATTGCTGGTTCCGCAAGGCGGCGTACTGACCCGCGGCATTCAGGTTCGCGAAGAGGAATTCGTCATCGCTGGTTTGTTCCGCACCGGGTACTATGAGTTCGATTTGAATTTGATATTCATGTCGCTGGCAACCGCCCAACGAACGCTGGGCCTGGGCGATGCGTCTACTGAGGTAATCGTCCAGCTGCGCGACCTCTCTCACCTGGATCTGGTAGAACAACGCGTTCGCAACAGCCTGCCGGGCTCCGCCTATACGTATTATGCGGTGCGAACATTGCGCCAGGAAAAGGGCAACTTTCTGGCCGCCTTGCAGCTGGAAAAGACCATGATGCTGGTCATCTTGAGTCTGCTGATTTTTGCAGGCGCTTTTGGCATCTGGGTCACTGTACACATGCTGGTAAAATCCAAGGCGCGCAGCATCGGCATGTTGCGCGCTATGGGCATGCCGTCCTCCTCAATCATCGCTATCTTTACCGCCCATTCGATGTGGATCGGATTTCTGGCGGCGGCCATCGGCGGGTCGCTGGGATTGTTCATGGCCTCCCGTCTGGAGTCGGCATTGCAGCTGATTGAAGATCTCTACAACGCTTCCTGCAGCCGGATGTTTGGGTCCTGTGAACCGCTGCAATTGATTCCCAAACATATCTACTATTTTGATCACCTTCCGGTATCAGCCGATGTGAC comes from Leptospirales bacterium and encodes:
- a CDS encoding ABC transporter permease is translated as MLPRKNFLELFIAWRYLRGQGRTVIFNLGARLSLIFMASMVFLMVIVLCVFTGFQKEVQNTLWSSGYHIIVSSEPAGAPLRDYRKLLEAIQKDPLAAPRIRSVFPSIQLNGLLEVQNRYEGKAVRAIPVADADLKRGVLPDFPRLVHSNRQLLERLNSGNYVIVGREMARYFGWSLGSRIRLLVPQGGVLTRGIQVREEEFVIAGLFRTGYYEFDLNLIFMSLATAQRTLGLGDASTEVIVQLRDLSHLDLVEQRVRNSLPGSAYTYYAVRTLRQEKGNFLAALQLEKTMMLVILSLLIFAGAFGIWVTVHMLVKSKARSIGMLRAMGMPSSSIIAIFTAHSMWIGFLAAAIGGSLGLFMASRLESALQLIEDLYNASCSRMFGSCEPLQLIPKHIYYFDHLPVSADVTIAFGVCLATMILSGLAGYFPSLVAARIDPVKTIRAE